One Nonomuraea angiospora DNA segment encodes these proteins:
- the pstA gene encoding phosphate ABC transporter permease PstA, with protein sequence MTAIQHISTSRRVKDKIVQGLVYLAFGLAVVPLISVLWLVISNGLARFDLEFLTHSMRGIGARDAGGGAYHAIIGTLEQVLLASAVSVPIGLLTAIYLVEYGNGGRLSRSISFFVDVMTGIPSVVSGLFVFAFWILVLGFQFSGWAGALALSILMMPTVVRSAEEMLRLVPNDLREASYALGVAKWRTIMKVVLPTAFTGIVTGVMLAVARVAGETAPLLMTVFFTNSINNDPFTGPQMGLPLFVFDQAARPNDTAIDRAWTGALTLILIVMLLNLVARLIAWWRAPARGR encoded by the coding sequence ATGACAGCAATCCAGCACATCTCGACCAGCCGCCGGGTCAAGGACAAGATCGTCCAGGGGCTGGTCTACCTGGCGTTCGGGCTGGCCGTCGTGCCGCTCATCTCGGTGCTCTGGCTGGTCATCTCCAACGGTCTGGCCCGCTTCGACCTCGAGTTCCTGACCCACTCGATGCGCGGCATCGGCGCCCGTGACGCGGGCGGCGGCGCGTACCACGCGATCATCGGGACGCTGGAGCAGGTCCTGCTCGCCTCGGCCGTCTCGGTCCCCATCGGCCTGCTCACCGCGATCTACCTGGTCGAGTACGGCAACGGCGGCCGGCTGAGCCGGTCGATCAGCTTCTTCGTGGACGTCATGACCGGCATCCCCTCGGTCGTTTCCGGTCTGTTCGTCTTCGCGTTCTGGATCCTCGTCCTGGGCTTCCAGTTCTCCGGCTGGGCGGGCGCGCTCGCACTGTCGATCCTGATGATGCCGACCGTGGTCAGATCGGCCGAGGAAATGCTCCGGCTGGTGCCCAACGACCTCCGAGAGGCCTCGTACGCGCTGGGTGTGGCCAAGTGGCGCACGATCATGAAGGTCGTGCTGCCGACGGCGTTCACCGGCATCGTCACCGGCGTCATGCTGGCCGTGGCCCGCGTCGCCGGAGAGACCGCGCCGCTGCTGATGACGGTGTTCTTCACCAACTCCATCAACAACGATCCGTTCACCGGACCGCAGATGGGCCTGCCGCTCTTCGTCTTCGACCAGGCGGCCCGCCCGAACGACACCGCCATCGACCGGGCGTGGACCGGCGCCCTCACGCTCATCCTGATCGTCATGCTGCTCAACCTGGTGGCGCGCCTGATCGCCTGGTGGCGTGCGCCCGCCAGGGGCCGATAG
- the pstB gene encoding phosphate ABC transporter ATP-binding protein PstB, protein MSKQIQVSGLDAYYGSHKAIEDVSMTIEPRSITAFIGPSGCGKSTFLRTLNRMHEVIPGARVDGKVLLDGEDLYAPTVAPVSVRRMIGMVFQRPNPFPTMSIYENVAAGLKLNGRVGKSQLDGIVEESLKGANLWNEVKDRLHKPGAGLSGGQQQRLCIARAIAVKPQVLLMDEPCSALDPISTLAIEDLMAKLKDEYTIVIVTHNMQQAARVSDRTAFFNLAEQGKPGKVIEMDETSRMFTNPSQKATEDYITGRFG, encoded by the coding sequence ATGTCCAAGCAGATCCAGGTCTCGGGTCTCGACGCGTACTACGGGTCGCACAAGGCGATCGAGGACGTGTCGATGACCATCGAACCCCGTTCGATCACCGCGTTCATCGGCCCGTCCGGGTGCGGCAAGTCGACGTTCCTGCGCACGCTCAACCGCATGCACGAAGTGATCCCGGGCGCCCGCGTGGATGGCAAGGTCCTGCTCGACGGCGAGGACCTGTACGCCCCCACCGTCGCGCCCGTCTCTGTGCGCCGGATGATCGGCATGGTCTTCCAGCGCCCCAACCCGTTCCCGACGATGTCGATCTACGAGAACGTGGCCGCCGGACTCAAGCTCAACGGCCGGGTCGGCAAGTCGCAGCTCGACGGGATCGTGGAGGAGTCGCTTAAGGGCGCCAACCTCTGGAACGAGGTCAAGGACCGCCTGCACAAGCCGGGCGCCGGCCTGTCGGGCGGTCAGCAGCAGCGTCTCTGCATCGCCCGGGCCATCGCGGTCAAGCCGCAGGTCCTGCTGATGGACGAGCCGTGCTCGGCGCTCGACCCGATCTCCACGCTGGCCATCGAGGACCTGATGGCCAAGCTCAAGGACGAGTACACGATCGTCATCGTCACCCACAACATGCAGCAGGCCGCCCGGGTCAGCGACAGGACCGCGTTCTTCAACCTCGCCGAGCAGGGCAAGCCCGGCAAGGTGATCGAGATGGACGAGACGTCCCGCATGTTCACCAATCCGTCCCAGAAGGCAACAGAGGATTACATCACGGGGCGCTTCGGCTGA
- a CDS encoding response regulator transcription factor → MTQQQAASTVFGDARTKPVLLIADPDGAVVEDLATALEREGVSVTGTPDGAQGLLQAGALQPDVVLVSATLPVIDAVEFVRAVRLARAVPVLLGVGEGHAEQAVRALAAGAAACVARPYRVPELLPFIQAASPGARQVLAVGGVELDVQAYQVRVGGRAVHLPLREFELLQYLMRNADRTVTREQIMRHVWHAAANTSTNTIAVHVKRLRARLGDEDDQLIQTVRGVGYRLVTPGTAGSPA, encoded by the coding sequence ATGACCCAACAGCAGGCGGCATCCACGGTGTTCGGGGACGCGCGGACGAAGCCCGTACTGCTCATCGCCGACCCCGACGGCGCGGTCGTGGAAGACCTCGCCACGGCGCTCGAACGGGAGGGCGTGTCCGTCACGGGCACGCCCGACGGGGCTCAGGGCCTCCTCCAGGCGGGAGCCCTGCAGCCTGACGTGGTGCTCGTCTCGGCCACGCTGCCGGTCATAGACGCGGTGGAGTTCGTCCGCGCGGTCCGGCTGGCGCGCGCCGTGCCCGTCCTGCTCGGCGTCGGCGAGGGCCACGCCGAGCAGGCGGTACGCGCGCTCGCCGCCGGCGCGGCCGCCTGCGTGGCCAGGCCCTACCGGGTGCCGGAACTGCTGCCGTTCATCCAGGCGGCCTCGCCCGGCGCGCGCCAGGTGCTCGCCGTGGGCGGGGTCGAGCTGGACGTCCAGGCCTACCAGGTACGGGTGGGCGGGCGAGCGGTCCACCTGCCCCTGCGGGAGTTCGAATTACTGCAGTATCTGATGCGCAACGCCGATCGCACGGTGACCCGCGAGCAGATCATGCGCCACGTGTGGCACGCCGCGGCCAACACCTCGACGAACACGATCGCGGTGCACGTCAAACGCCTGCGCGCCCGGCTGGGCGACGAGGACGACCAGCTCATCCAGACCGTCAGGGGCGTCGGCTACCGCCTGGTCACGCCGGGCACCGCCGGAAGTCCTGCATGA
- a CDS encoding serine hydrolase, with protein MPAQVRAQSPVPVRREAVLGVREAALGARLERVSAGEILTPIPAGRIGKRLDRYLAGRSGQVTAMVKDLTTGRLYRYHPGERLITASTAKVQILMALLLRTSWKKLPAAVRHDAGIMIRYSDNHAADRLWSRIGGAPGFTQAGRRLGLEHTQGVPGECVDLYCWGITRTSVDDQIRLMRALVSGKSPLKAKDRDQVLKLMGHVVAGQDWGISAAACAGDRVALKNGWLKHVSNKLWATVSVGLIRGDGHDYAVAVLTEGSPEVAYGIATVEGVTKRIMQDFRRCPA; from the coding sequence ATGCCTGCCCAGGTCCGGGCGCAGTCGCCCGTACCCGTCCGGCGGGAAGCGGTCCTGGGCGTACGCGAGGCGGCCCTCGGGGCACGGCTGGAGCGGGTCTCGGCCGGGGAGATCCTCACGCCGATCCCGGCCGGGCGGATCGGCAAGCGGCTCGACCGCTATCTCGCAGGCCGGTCCGGGCAGGTCACCGCCATGGTCAAGGACCTGACGACCGGCCGGCTCTACCGCTACCACCCGGGCGAGCGCCTGATCACCGCCAGCACGGCCAAGGTGCAGATCCTCATGGCGCTGCTGCTGCGGACCTCGTGGAAGAAGCTGCCGGCGGCCGTCCGCCACGACGCCGGCATCATGATCCGCTACAGCGACAACCACGCCGCCGACCGCCTCTGGTCACGCATCGGCGGCGCGCCCGGATTCACCCAGGCGGGCAGGAGGCTCGGCCTCGAACACACCCAGGGCGTCCCAGGCGAGTGCGTAGACCTGTATTGCTGGGGAATCACCCGAACGTCGGTGGACGACCAGATCCGCCTCATGCGGGCCCTGGTGTCCGGCAAGAGCCCGTTGAAGGCCAAGGACCGCGATCAGGTGCTGAAGCTCATGGGGCACGTCGTGGCGGGCCAGGACTGGGGCATCAGCGCCGCCGCGTGCGCGGGCGACCGCGTGGCGCTGAAGAACGGCTGGCTCAAGCACGTCTCGAACAAGCTCTGGGCCACGGTCAGCGTGGGCCTGATCAGGGGCGACGGCCACGACTACGCCGTTGCCGTACTCACCGAGGGAAGTCCCGAGGTGGCGTACGGCATAGCGACGGTCGAAGGCGTGACAAAGCGGATCATGCAGGACTTCCGGCGGTGCCCGGCGTGA
- a CDS encoding response regulator, which produces MTRVLVVDDEPQILRALRVNLAARQYEVAVAADGGSALRQAAEWHPDLVILDLGLPDLDGVEVIEGLRGWTAVPIIVLSGRADSTDKVDALDAGADDYVTKPFSIDELLARVRAVTRRTGQHEEEAATVRLGDHVIDLSSKTISGGVRLTPTEWHFLEILLRNPGKLISQRQLLREVWGDSYLKETHYLRQYMAQLRRKLERDPARPVHLLTESGMGYRFQPSASSD; this is translated from the coding sequence GTGACCCGCGTGCTGGTGGTGGACGACGAGCCGCAGATCCTGCGTGCGCTGCGCGTCAACCTGGCCGCCCGGCAATACGAGGTGGCGGTCGCCGCCGACGGCGGCTCGGCGCTGCGCCAGGCCGCCGAATGGCATCCCGACCTGGTCATCCTCGATCTCGGGCTGCCCGATCTGGACGGTGTGGAGGTCATCGAGGGCCTGCGCGGCTGGACCGCCGTGCCGATCATCGTCCTCTCGGGGCGCGCGGACAGTACCGACAAGGTGGACGCGCTCGACGCGGGCGCCGACGACTACGTGACGAAGCCGTTCAGCATCGACGAGCTGCTCGCGCGCGTCCGCGCGGTGACCCGCCGCACGGGCCAGCACGAGGAGGAGGCCGCCACGGTGCGGCTGGGCGATCACGTGATCGACCTCTCCAGCAAGACGATCTCGGGAGGGGTACGGCTGACGCCCACGGAGTGGCACTTCCTGGAGATCCTGCTGCGTAACCCGGGCAAGCTGATCAGCCAGCGCCAGCTGCTGCGGGAGGTCTGGGGAGACTCCTACCTCAAGGAGACGCACTACCTGCGCCAGTACATGGCCCAGCTCCGGCGCAAGCTCGAGCGGGATCCCGCCCGTCCGGTGCATCTGCTGACCGAGTCGGGGATGGGCTACCGGTTCCAGCCGTCGGCTTCCTCCGATTAG
- a CDS encoding sensor histidine kinase, which produces MGSTSRGRLRVHLGAAPGVGKTYDMLSEAHRARERGKDVVVGFVETHGRARTARLLDGLEVLPRRTMTYRGATFTELDVDAVIARAPTVALIDELAHTNVPGSRNVKRWQDIDEVLDAGIDVVSTLNIQHLESLNDVVEQITGVSQRETVPDEVVRRADQIELVDMSPEALRRRMAHGNVYPPDRVDAALANYFRVGNLTALRELALIWLADKVDEQLDQYRADHAIAGTWEARERVVVALTGGPEGDTLIRRAARIAARSKGADLLAVHVTSADGLTSAGDPANLVHQRALVEALGGSYHQVVGDDIPHALLEFARGVNATQLVLGASRRGRLAQILARGVGVTTTALSGSIDVHMVTHEATRTGRGRARSSAALTRRRRLSGWGLALLGPPLLTTGLQPLGLSLPSEIPLFLLLVVGVALVGGMWPALTAAVLGFGLLNWFFTPPLHTLTIAEPQNVLALTTFVLVAVMVSTVVDLAARRSREAARSRADAEVLSTLAGHVLRGEAALPSLLARTRETFGFSSVTLLERTDGWHIVATSGGMPCTSPGTADTDVMIDERLVLAARGRLLDASDRRVLEAFAAETAVALREQRLREAAEQAEPLAEADRMRTALLAAVSHDLRTPLASAKAAVESLRSTDVTWSDEDRGELLATADESLIKLDRLVANLLDMSRLQAGVLGVNLEPVAIEDVLPHAIDDLGPLSDQIRSDLPPIVPEIMADPALLERVLVNLMSNAVRYSPDGEPVLVNASWHGSNVEIRIIDRGPGIPPEAHERVFMPFQRLGDRDSHTGVGLGLALSRGLTEAMGGTLVLEDTPGGGLTMTVSLRRHP; this is translated from the coding sequence ATGGGGAGCACGTCCCGCGGGAGGCTGCGCGTTCACCTGGGTGCGGCGCCCGGCGTGGGCAAGACGTACGACATGCTGAGCGAGGCCCACCGCGCCCGCGAACGAGGCAAGGACGTGGTCGTGGGCTTCGTCGAGACCCACGGCCGCGCCAGGACGGCCCGCCTGCTCGACGGGCTGGAGGTCCTGCCGAGGCGGACGATGACCTACCGCGGAGCGACGTTCACCGAGCTGGACGTCGATGCCGTCATCGCCCGCGCCCCCACCGTGGCGCTGATCGACGAGCTCGCCCACACGAACGTCCCCGGCTCCCGCAACGTCAAGCGCTGGCAGGACATCGACGAAGTGCTCGACGCCGGCATCGACGTCGTCTCCACCCTCAACATCCAGCACCTCGAATCCCTGAACGACGTGGTCGAGCAGATCACCGGTGTGTCGCAGCGGGAGACCGTGCCCGACGAGGTGGTGCGGCGGGCCGACCAGATCGAGCTCGTCGACATGTCACCCGAGGCGCTACGCCGGCGGATGGCGCACGGGAACGTCTACCCGCCCGATCGCGTCGACGCCGCGCTGGCCAACTACTTCCGCGTCGGCAACCTGACCGCCTTGCGGGAGCTCGCCCTGATCTGGCTGGCGGACAAGGTGGACGAGCAACTCGACCAATATCGCGCCGACCATGCCATAGCGGGCACCTGGGAGGCCCGCGAGCGCGTGGTCGTCGCCCTCACCGGAGGCCCGGAAGGGGACACGCTCATCCGCCGGGCCGCGCGCATCGCGGCCAGGAGCAAGGGGGCCGACCTGCTGGCCGTGCACGTCACGAGCGCCGACGGCCTCACCTCCGCCGGCGACCCCGCGAACCTGGTGCACCAGCGGGCCCTCGTCGAGGCCCTCGGCGGGTCCTACCACCAGGTGGTCGGCGACGACATCCCGCACGCGCTGCTGGAGTTCGCCCGTGGCGTGAACGCCACCCAGCTCGTGCTGGGCGCGTCGCGAAGGGGACGGCTCGCGCAGATCCTCGCGCGTGGCGTGGGAGTGACGACGACGGCGCTGTCCGGGTCGATCGACGTGCACATGGTGACGCACGAGGCGACCAGGACGGGCCGCGGGCGGGCGCGGTCGAGCGCCGCGCTGACCCGCAGGCGGCGGCTGTCCGGCTGGGGGCTGGCGCTGCTCGGGCCGCCGCTGCTCACAACCGGGCTCCAGCCGCTGGGCCTGTCGCTGCCCAGCGAGATCCCGCTCTTCCTGCTGCTGGTCGTCGGGGTGGCCCTGGTGGGCGGCATGTGGCCGGCGTTGACGGCGGCGGTGCTCGGGTTCGGGCTGCTCAACTGGTTCTTCACGCCGCCGCTGCACACGTTGACGATCGCCGAGCCGCAGAACGTGCTCGCGCTCACCACGTTCGTGCTGGTGGCGGTCATGGTCAGCACGGTCGTGGACCTGGCGGCCAGGCGCAGCAGGGAAGCGGCGCGCTCGCGGGCGGACGCCGAGGTGCTGTCCACGCTGGCGGGTCACGTGCTGAGGGGCGAGGCGGCGCTGCCGTCGCTGCTGGCCAGGACGCGGGAGACGTTCGGGTTCAGCTCGGTGACCCTGCTGGAGCGTACGGACGGCTGGCACATCGTCGCCACCTCGGGCGGCATGCCGTGCACGAGCCCGGGCACGGCCGACACCGACGTCATGATCGACGAACGGCTCGTGCTCGCCGCCCGGGGGCGGCTGCTGGACGCGAGCGACCGGCGGGTGCTGGAGGCGTTCGCGGCGGAGACGGCGGTCGCCCTGCGCGAGCAGCGGCTGCGCGAGGCGGCCGAGCAGGCCGAGCCGCTGGCCGAGGCCGACAGGATGCGCACCGCTCTGCTGGCCGCCGTCAGCCACGACCTTCGTACGCCGCTCGCCTCGGCCAAGGCGGCGGTCGAGAGCCTGCGCAGCACCGACGTGACCTGGTCGGACGAGGACCGCGGCGAACTGCTGGCCACCGCCGACGAGTCGCTGATCAAGCTGGACCGGCTCGTCGCCAACCTTCTCGACATGAGCCGTCTCCAGGCCGGCGTGCTCGGCGTGAACCTGGAGCCCGTGGCGATCGAGGACGTGCTGCCGCACGCCATCGACGACCTAGGACCGCTGAGCGACCAGATCCGCAGCGACCTGCCGCCCATCGTCCCCGAGATCATGGCCGACCCCGCCCTGCTGGAGCGCGTGCTCGTCAACCTCATGTCGAACGCCGTCCGCTACAGCCCCGACGGCGAACCCGTGCTCGTCAACGCCAGCTGGCACGGCTCGAACGTGGAGATCCGCATCATCGACCGGGGCCCCGGCATTCCGCCGGAAGCGCATGAAAGGGTGTTCATGCCGTTCCAGCGGCTCGGCGACCGCGACAGCCACACGGGAGTGGGGCTCGGCCTGGCGCTCTCGCGCGGCCTCACCGAGGCGATGGGAGGCACGCTCGTGCTGGAGGACACGCCCGGAGGGGGACTGACCATGACCGTCTCGCTGCGGAGGCACCCGTGA
- a CDS encoding group II truncated hemoglobin → MTEESVPTLYDWAGGAEAFERLTEAFYRTVVKDDLIGPLFAHMDPDHPAYVAMWLSEVFGGPDRYTKERGGYPNMLRHHLGKAITEPQRRRWVNLLMDAADEVGLPDDPEFRAAFAGYIEWGTRLARHNSQPDATPPLEAPVPHWGWGVAPPYQP, encoded by the coding sequence ATGACTGAAGAATCAGTGCCCACGCTGTACGACTGGGCCGGCGGCGCCGAGGCGTTCGAGCGGCTGACCGAAGCGTTCTACCGCACGGTCGTCAAGGACGACCTGATCGGTCCGCTGTTCGCGCACATGGACCCCGATCACCCCGCATACGTGGCGATGTGGCTCAGCGAGGTCTTCGGCGGCCCCGACCGGTACACCAAGGAGCGCGGCGGCTACCCGAACATGCTCCGCCACCACCTCGGCAAGGCCATCACCGAGCCCCAGCGCCGCAGGTGGGTGAATCTCCTCATGGACGCGGCCGATGAGGTGGGACTGCCTGACGACCCCGAGTTCAGGGCGGCGTTCGCCGGCTACATCGAATGGGGCACCAGGCTGGCCAGGCACAACTCCCAGCCGGACGCCACGCCTCCGCTCGAGGCCCCCGTGCCCCACTGGGGTTGGGGGGTCGCGCCGCCGTACCAGCCGTAA
- a CDS encoding UPF0182 family membrane protein, which translates to MRLPRRPRLLLPVAIALVAIVALFFLFSGIYTDYLWFDAANYTTIFSGVLLTEIVLFLVGALLMVGIAGGNMLLAFRTRPMFGPAMFGGGSGADRYRMALDPHRKLIFIVGMGLFALFSGSSFAGQWETWLKFINGESFGKQDELFKEDISFYVFDYPFIRMVLNFLFTAVIISIVLAAITHYLYGGFRLQSPGVHASRAARIHLSVLLGVFVLLKAVAYFYDRYGLVFSDRGFVHGASYTDVNAVLPAKTILAIIALICAALFFAGIFRPGGMLPGVSAGLLVLSAILIGGVYPALVEQFQVKPNQQGKESAYIQRNINATREAYNLDKTEVENYNAESDPSKVQKEGDASVSGVRLLDPALLSSTYEQTQRIRGFYNFGDTLDVDRYPDSTGKLVDHVVGVREMTGPPEGQNNWINRALVYTHGYGFVAAPGNQVDGGGLPNYDAKDMPVTGPLVNTTGLRQSRVYFGEEPSAEEYVIAGGNPKNPQELDYPQTGGTGQANNTYDGKGGVRVGSFINRLVYAAKYGEANILLSGDINDNSQILYVRNPRDRVQKVAPFLTLDGNPYPAIVDGRITWILDGYTTSNDYPYSQSESLGDMTRDASTDRRVIAQQPSDKINYIRNSVKATVDAYDGTVTLYGWDTNDPLLKTWSKAFPGIIRPASEMSADLRNHVRYPEDLFKVQRYTLSRYHITNPAAFYSGQDFWNVPGDPTQNDKNIKQPPYYLTTTMPGGTPTFSLTTTFVPRQGSANLSAFMAVDSSAGSGYGRLRILRMPSNTPIPGPGQVQNAFQSRLAGQLNVMGVGSSSLRYGNLLTLPYAGGLLYVEPVYVQVAAGGGQEPYPILQRVLVSYGNKIGVGPDLEKALAEVFGGQQQQPNTPTEQNVPNQANTAINSAIANAKKAYEDAQKALQSSPPNWDAYGEAQKRLEEALKALEGANAQQPKPSATPSATPSATPSATPSGSPPATPSGSPSPTGSQAAGTS; encoded by the coding sequence ATGCGCTTGCCCCGCCGTCCGAGACTGCTTCTGCCTGTGGCGATCGCTCTGGTGGCGATCGTGGCGCTATTTTTCCTATTTTCCGGAATTTATACCGACTATCTATGGTTTGACGCGGCCAACTACACAACGATCTTCTCCGGCGTCCTGCTGACCGAGATCGTGCTGTTCCTGGTCGGGGCATTGCTGATGGTCGGCATCGCGGGCGGCAACATGCTGCTGGCCTTCCGGACGCGGCCGATGTTCGGGCCCGCGATGTTCGGCGGGGGCAGCGGCGCCGACCGCTACCGCATGGCGCTCGACCCCCACCGCAAGCTGATCTTCATTGTCGGCATGGGCCTGTTCGCACTCTTCTCCGGCTCCTCGTTCGCCGGCCAGTGGGAGACGTGGCTGAAGTTCATCAACGGCGAGTCGTTCGGCAAGCAGGACGAGCTGTTCAAGGAGGACATCTCGTTCTACGTGTTCGACTATCCGTTCATCCGGATGGTGCTGAACTTCCTGTTCACCGCCGTGATCATCTCGATCGTGCTGGCGGCGATCACGCACTACCTGTACGGAGGGTTCCGGCTGCAGTCGCCGGGCGTGCACGCGTCCAGGGCGGCCCGCATCCACCTGTCCGTGCTGCTCGGCGTCTTCGTCCTGCTGAAGGCCGTCGCCTACTTCTACGACCGCTACGGCCTGGTCTTCTCCGACCGCGGGTTCGTCCACGGCGCCTCCTATACCGACGTCAACGCCGTCCTGCCGGCCAAGACCATCCTCGCGATCATCGCGCTGATCTGCGCCGCCCTGTTCTTCGCCGGCATCTTCCGGCCCGGCGGCATGCTCCCCGGCGTCTCGGCCGGCCTGCTCGTGCTCTCGGCCATCCTGATCGGCGGCGTCTACCCGGCGCTGGTCGAGCAGTTCCAGGTCAAGCCCAACCAGCAGGGCAAGGAGTCGGCCTACATCCAGCGCAACATCAACGCCACGCGCGAGGCGTACAACCTGGACAAGACCGAGGTCGAAAACTACAACGCCGAGTCCGACCCGTCCAAGGTCCAGAAGGAGGGCGACGCCTCCGTCTCCGGCGTCCGGCTGCTCGACCCGGCGCTGCTGTCCTCGACGTACGAGCAGACACAGCGCATCCGCGGTTTCTACAACTTCGGCGACACGCTCGACGTCGACCGCTACCCTGACAGCACCGGCAAGCTGGTCGACCATGTCGTCGGCGTGCGCGAGATGACCGGTCCGCCCGAGGGCCAGAACAACTGGATCAACCGGGCCCTGGTCTACACCCACGGCTACGGCTTCGTCGCCGCGCCGGGCAACCAGGTCGACGGCGGCGGCCTGCCCAACTACGACGCCAAGGACATGCCGGTCACCGGCCCTCTGGTGAACACCACCGGGCTGCGCCAGTCGCGCGTCTACTTCGGCGAGGAGCCGTCCGCCGAGGAGTACGTCATCGCGGGCGGCAACCCGAAGAACCCGCAGGAGCTCGACTACCCGCAGACGGGCGGCACGGGCCAGGCGAACAACACCTACGACGGCAAGGGCGGCGTCCGCGTCGGCTCGTTCATCAACAGGCTCGTCTACGCCGCTAAATACGGCGAGGCGAACATCCTGCTGTCGGGCGACATCAACGACAACTCCCAGATCCTGTACGTGCGCAACCCGCGCGACAGGGTCCAGAAGGTCGCGCCCTTCCTCACGCTCGACGGCAACCCCTACCCGGCGATCGTCGACGGGCGCATCACCTGGATCCTCGACGGGTACACGACGTCCAACGACTACCCGTACTCGCAGAGCGAGAGCCTCGGCGACATGACGCGCGACGCGTCCACCGACCGCCGCGTGATCGCCCAGCAGCCGAGCGACAAGATCAACTACATCCGCAACTCCGTCAAGGCCACGGTCGACGCCTACGACGGCACGGTCACGCTCTACGGCTGGGACACCAACGACCCGCTGCTCAAGACCTGGAGCAAGGCGTTCCCGGGGATCATCCGCCCGGCCTCGGAGATGAGCGCCGACCTGCGCAACCATGTCCGCTACCCCGAAGACCTGTTCAAGGTGCAGCGCTACACCCTGTCGCGCTACCACATCACCAACCCCGCCGCCTTCTACAGCGGCCAGGACTTCTGGAACGTCCCGGGCGACCCCACGCAGAACGACAAGAACATCAAGCAGCCGCCCTACTACCTGACCACCACGATGCCGGGCGGCACGCCGACGTTCTCGCTGACGACGACGTTCGTGCCGCGGCAGGGGAGCGCCAACCTGTCGGCGTTCATGGCGGTCGACTCGTCGGCCGGCTCCGGCTACGGCCGGCTGCGCATCCTGCGCATGCCGTCCAACACGCCCATCCCGGGCCCCGGGCAGGTGCAGAACGCCTTCCAGAGCCGCCTGGCCGGTCAGCTCAACGTGATGGGCGTGGGTAGCTCGTCGCTCCGGTACGGCAACCTGCTGACGCTGCCGTACGCGGGCGGACTGCTCTACGTCGAGCCGGTGTACGTCCAGGTGGCCGCGGGCGGGGGCCAGGAGCCGTACCCGATCCTGCAACGGGTCCTGGTGTCGTACGGCAACAAGATCGGCGTCGGGCCGGACCTGGAGAAGGCGCTCGCGGAGGTCTTCGGCGGCCAGCAACAGCAGCCGAACACCCCCACCGAGCAGAACGTCCCCAACCAGGCCAACACGGCGATCAACTCGGCGATCGCCAACGCCAAGAAGGCGTACGAGGACGCGCAGAAGGCCCTGCAGTCCAGTCCGCCCAACTGGGACGCCTACGGCGAGGCGCAGAAGCGGCTGGAGGAGGCGCTGAAGGCGCTGGAGGGGGCCAACGCCCAGCAGCCCAAGCCCTCGGCGACCCCGTCGGCCACCCCATCCGCCACCCCGTCGGCGACCCCGTCAGGCTCGCCGCCGGCCACGCCTTCGGGCTCGCCATCGCCTACGGGATCGCAAGCGGCGGGCACGTCCTAG